The DNA region AGTGAGCTAAGCTCTGATAATACCTAACATGATTTgcttacagaaatattaaaataagcaatAAATTGGACATTTGGCACCAACTCTATGTCGACTGTATAAATTCTATGCTGTTCGGTATTTTACTAGTCTTGCTATACCTCTTCTTATTCTTGGTTTATGCAAATGATTGCAGTCCAGCAAATTACTTTGAGCTGAGCCAAAGGGCAAAGGACAGTGGCATCCTTCCAAAggcattctttttttctccatgttttgcAAGTTGAATTTCCAAGTTGATGACAACATTTTTAATACTGAGTATGCAGTTGAATCTGTCATTAAGACTTGTTTAAAAATGCCATAAAGAATAATAACAAATGGGCAACTTTGGGTATATCTCAAACCAACAAAGATGACAACAACTATTTTAATATTCCTGGACACGCTGGAtttaattagacttttttttttttttttttttttaaatcagatccCACCGCCAACATGGCAATAGTTGCACTCACATTCCCAGgaactgaaataaacaaacatgggttggaaaaaacccaaccactaaaagtaaaaaagcattttgaatttctATCACTACGGTATctaaaaaagacagtaaaagagAGTTTTGTTCTGAATCAAAATTGCTAGCCTTCTACTGGTGATACTTCAACACTTAGGTTGAAAGGCATTTCCTGTTTGTTCTGAGAATAATTAAGAAATGCtatattgggaaaaaaacaaggcagaaCTACTTGATTTTACTCAATAAAAAGAGAGttgggaggaaggaaaattttAGTCAAGAAGACCATTGCAAGAACACTATAGGAGTTAGTTatctaggaattaaaaaaaccctaatacaCTCTACACAATCTATTCTGCGAGGCTTTGTCTTTGTTTAGAATACTCAGCTAATTTCTGTGACTTTCTAGgagataaaaagcaaatatatgcACTTTCCTAAATTGAATCTGTCGTGCCATTAACCTTTCAGACTATTTCAAATAATCACATAATGGGACACTACTCACTTTTATGAACAGTAATTGTGGAGCTTTCAACCAAAGTTAACTTTTAGAGGTTACTACTACAAATATTATGTAATGCCTTGATGGTTTAGAGTTCCATacatccaaaacaaaaaaacaaacccaaacacaatTGCTTTTGCAAACTTGTCCAGAAAATGCTAAATGCACACTTCGCTTTTTTTGAATCTTTTTTAGCATCTAGATGAGATGATGTGTCTTTGGTTTGTAAAAGCTAAGAATGTTGCCATTGTACATCATTGTGTACATTGTCCACATTTCAAGGAGTTGCTATGTGTGACCCACAGTAAGTAATAGATGgacaaaacacagaaagacagaatattttaagttttaatcCAACAAATGAAGAGGGTCTTAACACTGTAAGATACCATTGTATTGCTAATGCTGTAGAATTGGACATTAAAAACAATTAGTCTAGAGATGTAAAAATAGCAAGTTTTATGATACAATAAAACACAGTCTAGAAACTTTAAAATTAAGTAGAAACCTCTTAAACAATTGAGGCATTAATCTAAGTGTTTCTCCAAAcatattaaataaaacacagttaatACTGACACTAAACATCCCTCCATCTTCCCCACTCCCCACCCTAATTAAACTGATTAGAAAAAATAGTAGTCTCTCAGATACTATGTTTTGCATTCTTTCAGAATCATTTAGattctccattttcttcaagTACAGTAGAACAACTCTTCACAATACAGTACTACCcctgaagtaatttatttcccAACGCTATATAATTTTGGaagtaaatatttaagattaattttgaAAGCTAGAAGAGGCCCAAGGAAGTCTGCAGGAGAGCAATTAAATTTTGAATGCAAATTATTTACACAAACATTAGTGTACTGTAATTACAGCATAAAACTTGCAACACAGCTGATGGGCGCTTTTAACAAAAGCTCCAAATcaaagcaagggaagaaaaacagattacaaaataaataatctaaaGTTCTTCATGGTAGAAACGTTCATCATGGAGCTGCCTACCATAATCAGTTGCTTCACTGTTAAGAAACAAATCCTGGTTCTTAAgaatttctgcttcagaaagctttttatCATCATTCAAATCCATTTCTTCAATAAGGTGAagagcctttaaaataaatggaacacCATGTGCACAGTTAATAGATATGAGCATTTATAAATAATGCTTTTGCAATGGCTTTGTCAAAGTCCTGCCACAACACGATTATTTGTAACAAGCTAGACAAGATTTTACATTCAGAACAGAGCCTTTCTCTCCTCGGTTTGTTTCCCTTTGCCTCTTTTATTTGGTGGCAAAATCATAATATCAAATCTCTACCCTCACTATCAATTCTAAAGCAACAAATCAATGTCAAACCCATAGCTTTACTTTGAGGGTGGAAGACAGTATTACACCAGCAAAGATTAATCATATTCCTGGAAGCACTCACAGTCCTTGAAATCCACGGGTGAGTGCAGTACACGTCTTCAGTGTATGACCTGCAGAAGATGCAAGCTTAGCACGTCAGATAGAGACCCTGTGTTTTCAGAGGGCCCCTCTGGACATTCAGCCACTGAATGACAGCTACAATGGCAAGTCCTTGATGTGTGGGACACAAGTCCTTGATGTGTGGGACCTCAACTAGGATTTGAGCCAATACAGTCTTCAAGTTGAGCATTCTGTTTCAGAAGTGTGCGCCCATTATCTCTCAGTCACATATTTACCCTGTGTCTGACAAGACAAGCATCTTTTGCAGCTCTCAGGATAAGCTGTAGGCACTCTTGCTTTCAATTCTGGAGGTGTCTACTGTGCTAagccattttttatttcctttacctGTGGAGACTTGCTTTTCCATcatatatgcatattaaaaaaaaagaagaaaggagggataGAGATTTGCAGCTGGATATTCTGTATCTATTTATGATTTGCAAAAAATGCTCCATGGCTATAATTCATGATTAAAATGTAACTGGAAAGTATTTGATGTCCACCATGAAAAAGGGTTTTCTACCTCCAGCAGTGGACAAGATAAGCCATCTATACACAGGAACTTCAACTTTGGGTAGCAattcatgttttccttcatttcctgaaagcaaaagcttgcttttctgaaaaaaacttttaaatactAAATCATGACAATGCCAAAAGAAACTGCAAGTTAAAACAATTCTCagatttttgcttatttatatattataaaagGAGGGAAGTtcagcagtaaaacaaaaaaccaattGCAGAATATTTTAGTTGTAGCTTATTCACAAGTATTACATAACTCAAGCTAACAAGCTAGCACAGCAGCTCTCTTGCACCTATTATTTCTGAGAAATAGAGGAGTCCTAGTATTAcacagtttttgtttttatttgctaaaCATCTACAAATACTGTGATTTAGAGAATCCTTCTGTTCCTACTTTTTCTGATTGTTTTGGCTCAATATAACTGCTTAGTGACTtttctaaaaaattaaatattacttACGTTTAAGCTGACTACATCACCAAAAAGGACTGAAGAAAATAACAAGGACTAATGTCAGCcaagcagattttaaaagcacTCTGCATGGCAAAAGCTAAAAGATTATTAAGACAAACATCTTGGTAAACACATACCAATTCCTGGAAATGGAATGTAtagtaatttttctatttttatgttgtttagCTACCAGGTTTCTCAAGTCATTTTGTAATGCCAAAGTGAAACTGCAATATTCAGCGTTCAAACAGCAGTTTATGACTTAAGTCAATCTCTTTAGGATTGATGACTTTGCTAAGCCCTTatattaactgaagaaaaaaaccagcacattagagaaacaaataaaaaacctgatTTCTTGCAGAACTGAGCTACTACACAGCATGGCCTTGCTGTAAGCTAAAATTTGAATTAAGAGCAAAGaactgctaaaaaaacccacaaccaagcAAACCAACACAGGTATGAATAGACTCAACACCACAAAGAATTCATGTCAACTAGAACAGTATTGTTTCTGTGAAATAAGAACCAGCCACCCTCAAGAGTCATATGTTAAAAAAGGTCTGTGCAAAGGCTTACAGATCCACATTTACAAAAATACTACTAGAGCAATTTAACAGCTTAGCTTCCTACAAGGTTAGATACGTGAGCACCCAGTGCTGCGTAGTAGccatgttgctttttctgtcacCAACAGAGCTGATAAAGGAAGAGGTGAGACCTCAGTAATGAGATGGTCCAACAGAACAGATGCTGTTTGACACAAAATGTCTCCCGTCTTTACCAGGAATTAGGGAGGCACAGAAAGATCTGTTGTTCCTGCCATTCTGAACACCAAAATCCTCCAGTGCAAAGGAAAGAGATTTGGATGAATTAAGTTAAAAAGTTACTAGCAGAAGGGCAGAAATCCTCTCTACTGCAGCCGGCAACTGTAAAGTCTGCTTACTAAAATAGGTTGTTCTGGAACACTCAGTGCTTCTACTGCCTGCTACAAAAAAATAAGGACAGCTAAAATGAGAATCCATTTAAACCTATCATGGCGTTCTACTCCTGATTAAACCATTTTAATTATCATCATCAAAGTTTGCATTACAGCATCTTGAATCACAGAATACTTCCATTTTCTTGTACTTACAAAAAGACAAGTTTTTAGTTCTACAAATTATGGTGATTTATCCAGTTAGAAGAATCACGATCAattcttgttttcaaaattatgcTGTCAGTATATAACAGCTTCTTTTAGTAGTATATCTCATTAGATTTCCCTACAATAACtaaaaaataattgattaaaaTACTGTACCCCTAAGTCAAACCAGATAAGCTATTTAAACATGTAGAAAAGCACTTTGTTAATTTACAAACATTCATACAATTAATAGGAACTTAAAATTTGCCTAGTGCAGTTAAAGGACCTGCATTCtttgtcaaactgaaaaaaaggttaaaaatatatgcaaagaTCTACTAAGCATTCTTTTTCAACTACTAAGACATGGTAAATCTGAATGCATCTATCATTTTGTTGTGATACCTTCAGAATTCTACtgcattaattaaaatgtaaacagcagCCAAAACACATACCTCCTCTTGTGCAATACCCTGATTATTAGGTACTATCCAAGACAACAGCTCTTGAGGGTCGAGTTTTCCATCATTATCCTTGTCATAGTCATTCACAAACCGATCCTTCTCAACAAGTATCCATTCTGGATCTTCCCTTGCAGCTAGTAAGACACATTTGTCAAGTTTAAAGCTACTCTTTACCTTAAAGCAGAtgttttcaccttttcttctaaGCAAATTCACTTAATCTCATAAAACATAACATAAAAGTGATTTCACTAAACAAAGACAAGCCTTACAGACCTGTcccaataaattaaataatatgaaaaaacTACTTGTATAGATTAAAATAGGATTTAAAGCTAAGGTAATATTAAGATTGTAAATTTACAGTTGAACTAAGTGGACATTAAAATGAAGGGTTACCATCAACtgaactgtttattttcatatatccACAGTTACCCAAATTGATAGTGGAGGAAGCATACTTTGTATTGAATGTGCTGCCAAATAGATGGTTTCCTACTTAATGGGACAGCTGACATATCAGTAGGAAAAAGCTGAAGTGGATGACAGAGATATCTTACATTTGCAGTATTTACCTTGACTGAGTTAAGATTACTCTCTCCCATTAATGTATAGCAATCGTGTTGCAGATAGCACGTTGAGAGTATCACATGACAGCAATATGAGCAATATTAAAGGCCTCAAACATTGGTCATCTCCGCACTTAACGGATGGAGGAAAGTAGGGAAAAGCTTTAAATCAACAAGTGTCCCAAAAAGTAGGTAGACAGTATATGGAATTATGACACTGTAAGGCCATACGAAGTTTTTAATAACATTCTACTGTCTGTTCCCCTGCTTTAACATCAAGGGAGGTCCATCTGTGACAGATAACAGAGAAGGCAGAGCTCTTGATTAGTGCAGGCTCAATAGACTCAGGCCAATACTGCAGGCTTTCAAATTagtttactaatttttttttgttttctaaaatacctGGCATACATCCAAAGCAATTCcatttactgtttttatttatttatttgtatactTGATTTATACTTACCCCATGCACTGGTATTGTATCCTGCAACCTAGCCAGCAATCTTAAACTTGTCTCTAACTCTTTGAGAAATTTAGAAGCAATTCATCAAACTGATCTTTCACCACTGATAAACATTGCAGACAAGCATGAACAGATACTAAGACTTCCTAAACCTTATGGAGGTCAAAAGTAGTTGACATTACAAGCAGATaagtaacagtttaaaaataattaggcttctattataaaagaagaaaaagagtgaagtctctctccttcctttctaaCATCTAGTTTACAAGTAGATTATCCCTTAATGTCACATACACTGTTGCCCAAAACCACAAGACAATTATGAAACCAGACCCACCATGTAGTTTATTAGTCATTTTAAAGTGCGCTGCAGGAACACTGTCGGCAGAAGAGATGGCCATTTGGAGAAAAGTTGAAGTAGTTTCTACAATTATAGCTGATTCTGAATTCTTGCTAAAAAGTTTTAATGACAAAGCTGTTATCTTCTCTATTACTGCAAGGGCCCTAGCAACAATTTCACCCCTTTCTAACAACTTTGTATAGACTGgcttgaaaaagcttttttcaagtCAGGGCAGGAAAAAGATAAAGAACCCCGCAGCTGCGTGAGAGATATATTGTTTTTACTGGCTCTGGCAAACAAAGATGGTAATAAAAGGTGAAATTCCAGGTGGTTGATTGGAGTGAAGAAAAACTGACTATTCCCCTATTTCTCCATATCCTCATGTGGCTTAAACATCTTCCCCAGCTAGGATGCTAGTCCACACTTAAGAATTAGCACTCCTTAGGACCAAGCAGACTTTCCACATGCCTCAAGCTACTGGTCTTCTTGGAACTGGAGGAGTTATTTGCCCTATCTCGTAGCAAATCAGATACAGCGTATAAAATCTTTATCTATTAGCAACATAGCTAGAGAAAAGTATTGATAAACACCAggtgagtgtcctttttcttgttAAAGAAGGAATAGAGCAAGTTTAAGGAAGGGCAagagtggaaaaaaccccaaaaagtgAAAGCAGATAGGCTTCTGATATCTGGTACAGTGAACGGACTCCTTACACTCCTCCTCCACCCCTCTTAAAACACACACAGCTTCAATACTTTTAAAGCAAGGCTGGCAGCTGCCGCCTTCAGCTGATAAAGACCAGGAAAGTTTAACCTTACATTGATGCTGGCTAGTTTTGCAGACATGTTCAGTTAGCAAAACTGCATCTTATTTCAGCTGCATACCTAGTGATGAGGAATATGCTTCAGTCTTTAGGAAAACAAGCAGCAACTTGCAAGGAAAATACATACAGGGCAGACTGAAATAATGACCTACTATGGCCAGTACCAGGAAACTGAATTATTCTAAAAGACAGGATAATGTTACTCAGAACCTGTAGGTGGAGgtgtaaaaagctgaaaataaaggtGCATACAACTCATCCAattccaaaagcttttgttccGTTCCTTCTTTCATGCCCCTGCCCTTTTTCCTTACTTGGGTCTCTTCTGTAATCACCAAGGAATTCTTCCAGGCTAACAAATCCATCACCATCTTTATCATGTTCTTCTAAAGCCTCCTGAATGACAAAGTCCTTTTGCATacatacaaaaaggaaatatCAATTTGTGAAAAATTAGCATCTTGTAATCAAGAGAAAGAGCAATATATCATTTTAGAGCAATAACGTATTCTTCAAAGTAAAGACTCACTCATTTCaaatctccttttctgttttatgcAGACTAGTGCAGTAACACCAACAGTCACAGCAGTGATGAAACAGATGAGCAATGACAAAGTGCTCCTGGCTGAAATAATAATCCCCCAAACTCTGACCATAGTACAGTCAATATTAAAGCTTCAGACGGGCTTGAATGCTCTTTTTTGGCCAGAAAAGTGACTATTGTGTCACTTCAAGCAAAGTGAGAGTAACTGGCACTTGACCTTTTCCTGTGCAAAGAAATCTTTCCTGTGAGTCCCCCTAACTAGAACTGAACTCTGAACTAGGCATGAAACTTCCTCAAGCTAAAATCTCACTGATGTATTTCCAGCCTAACAGAGTTTAGAGTGACCTATGTCAGTCGAATCCCAAAAGTTTGGGACAGCTGTGCAATAATAGCTCTTGaaacagatttcaaagaaaagcacTGAACTACTGCTCCAGCTCCTAAACTTCTGCACTAGATCCACAACACATTATCTGATTTTTAATTTGGTCTGTAAAAGCAATATACATAACTGCTCAAAAGCACACTTTCCGTAGTACTGGGGCTAAGCACATGCATTAAAAAGATGTTGCATCTATGTACACAGGCTGATAAAGATACCCTCCCAAATCTTACCGTCATGTATTCCACTTCTTCAGGATGTTCAAAAGCAACAAATTCATCCACATTTAGATCAGGAACATCATCTCTATTAGCTTTTTCAAAAcgctttttctcctttaaatgaaGCTTAGAAAATAGATTTAGTTAGAGCacttaatgaaaaggaaaaacaacattatAGTAGCTGGCTGTAAGCTTATTAGAATATTAATTGTTTCACATTACCTACTCATATTATACTGATGTTATATTTTCACTAAAAAGAGCTCATCCAGAGCAACAAGAACAGCACTTTTAATTGAGGTAGTTTTATTCTAAGAATCACACAAAAAATTCCTTTGTTTCAAtttaaggaaacatttaaaacacaCTCTTAGCCAAGGCTTCAAAAACACAAAagggaaataatgaaaagacCAAGAATTCTTGTCTTTGTACATGCTTCCTCTTCTAAAAATCACCAATTCCCAAACTAACCTAGTGGAGTACAATGATTATAATTAATGTTAGCCATTGCAAGTtccaaaatttatattttaaggaCATTTAACCTTCTGGATCTATCTCTCATTTATATCAAGGGCTGTTTGTAGTTCAAAGAAGGTCTTGAAATATCATATatgtaaaatgtcttttctgaagcCATTTTAAATGCTGAAGGATTAGACAGATTCCTTTAATACAAGACTGTTGTCCACTACATCTGAacatatttcaaagcaaagtcaCGTCTCTAACCTGTTTTAAGTATAAATATTAGCAtgccttttaaaagtaaataatatcCACAATAAGCAGGCAAGTTCTTATTTCTGAATGTCTTGCACTTCCTGTTTCCATATTCCAAATGTGCaaacattttggtatttttttcttgtttcattttgtacagTCTCTTTAGACAAAATAAAGACCCATGCCATCGATAACTGATCTCTACTCAAACTGCATGTGATGTGAGCTATAAAAATGTTGTAATCCCGTGATTAAGCGTGTTGTGCCATCAGTGTGACTCTGATCTGGATAAGGGAGTGACCAGCAAACCAGAGAtcacaaatactttaaaaataaccatttgaAATTGTACTTCTTAGTTTATATTCTATTTATTGACAGGTCTCTCAAAATCAGGCTAACCTGATTAATACAGAGCCTAATACGTAACAAATAAAGTATAATTATAGGATCTTAACTATTCTGCAAAACAATTAAATGTACTCTTAAAGAAAAGCTGACCTTAGCTGAGAGTTTAAATAGGAAGGCAATTCAGAAGGACTGACTATACAGAAAGTAGTAGACTGCAACATCAACTTGAAGTATTGAGGGAAAGTctatttttcagtgtatttttgaCAACTGATGAACAAGGCTGCCATCTTCTGGTAAATTCATATGTTTACTTGATGTCGATGCTAAATCAATACCATAGTCTAACTCTTCCATTTTGATTACAGTAGGATCAGTAATTTCCAAAGGTAAGGAAAATGCTGAAGATGGCTGACATATGATGCTTGCACAATGCTGCTAATTTTGTTCTTTACAATATATGTTGAAGAAGTCAGCAAGCAGGAACTCCTAGCAAGCAGTCAAACAAAGTATAGCATAAATAAGTGAGTAGGAGCTCTAGCTCAGCATATGTATCTATGATGGCAATATCTCAAACATGGGATCAATATTTTGACTGGTAGTTCCATTTAaagtcttgttttatttaaaagctatGTAATTATTCAGTTAAGTGACCTCCAAAGCTTTATGGTTTGTTTCTTCAGTGTGGAAAATCCCCTGCCCATTGTCTAATTTAGCTTCACTTCTGCCAACATCCTGTATTATCTACTACTACTTTACTAAAAGCAGCCAAAGCaatcctcacagaaaaaaaaaacttcaggcCAGAATAGTCTAAAAACTCACTTATTCTCTTTCTGGGAAATATTTACATGTACTTATAAATATAGAACTTGAAAGGAAACAAGTTTTGCCACGTGGTGATTCTTGGTgaaccttccctccctgcctctcttgcCTCTTTCCTTTCCACTCTTAAGTATTTGCTTTCATGTATGAGATTAATCCGTAACTTCTGTTGTTTATACACCCAGTTTTAGCTATCAGAGTTGCATTTTGACTGCTAAAAATGTCTGAATTGCTACTGCTTTCTCTGTGGGTCTCTAATGGACAGAAAATGTTAAAGCAGGCAATCCCACACTGGGTACttaagaaataactgaaaaagtgGCTAAAACAGTGCAATGAAGGGGGTTAAAGAGTACAAGGGTTTTCTTTACCTCCAACACCAGTGGTCCTGGCCCCCACTGAAGGCACGACACTGGTTAGGCTACACAGCTAATCTAATAAATTGCCATCTTGTTTCACGATGCTGGCTGGAGACTGCGCTCTGTGATAATACTGTCAATAGACTTCACTCAGCTAGCAAAATATACTGAGGAGGTACGATTTcattctgtatttgttttgttgGTAGCAGCTTTAATACTCCATTACTTTCCTTTAATTACTCCCCTATCTCAGATAGATGAAAGTGTTAAAACATGTGCCAGCTGCTACGTTTCTCTACCAATCTTGTTCCATCACAATAAACAAACATTGCTGCCTTTTGCCAACAGCTTACAGAAACTGATGCTGAAACATTTTACCTGTCGAAATGATTCTTCTTCTTGATCCTCCAGGACAGTGTTCTCATCAAAATCAATTACACGATCATACATTTGCATATTATACTCCTTCCAAGACACTAATCCATCACCATCTTTGTCATAGTCATTGAAGTGTTGCTTAGCTTCTTGCGTAACATAATGTTTAAAAGACTGCTGTATCCAGGAACTCAGCTCATCTGTgaaaatcattacaaaaatagttttaaaaaatcagaatcatCTGCACTATAAAAACCGTAAAGATACCACAGGTCTATTCAGTCTGGAATATACTCTGCAATTCAGATGTAAGCAGATAGGCAAGAGGTTAGTTAAAACTAAACAATCTGTTTCCTCTATGCTATGGCTTTTTTCAAGTTAACTGAATGAGAGAATAGATcacagctacagccttcagtgttTCTTTCGTAGTACCATTTTCCCATTTATATCCTTAGGCTAGAGTTACATGGTTACTTTCATCTGGCTTATGTTGGTGCTGCCAGAAAAAGCGTGATGCATCTCTCTCCGATACGCATGGGAAGTGGTAGGAAAAAATGATTACAGGTAGCGCTCATACAGCTGCATAGTGAACTGGATCACTAAAAACTTAGCCTGTAAGAAGGAAGATTCTTAGTTTTCAGCTTAGAAAATACCCTTATTTAGCTCACTGGGACCTGAACAATGGAAGCAGCAGCCCTTTTGGTGCCTGCTGACATATTTATGTCAGCTTGAAATGATTAGGTAGCCATCCCTTT from Mycteria americana isolate JAX WOST 10 ecotype Jacksonville Zoo and Gardens chromosome 6, USCA_MyAme_1.0, whole genome shotgun sequence includes:
- the RCN2 gene encoding reticulocalbin-2 isoform X2 — its product is MRRRRPLLLALGLALAALGAAHGQHRADYDREALLGGQEEAEEYARLSPEEQQRRLRAIVKKIDSDGDGLLTKDELSSWIQQSFKHYVTQEAKQHFNDYDKDGDGLVSWKEYNMQMYDRVIDFDENTVLEDQEEESFRQEKKRFEKANRDDVPDLNVDEFVAFEHPEEVEYMTDFVIQEALEEHDKDGDGFVSLEEFLGDYRRDPTAREDPEWILVEKDRFVNDYDKDNDGKLDPQELLSWIVPNNQGIAQEEALHLIEEMDLNDDKKLSEAEILKNQDLFLNSEATDYGRQLHDERFYHEEL
- the RCN2 gene encoding reticulocalbin-2 isoform X1, with translation MRRRRPLLLALGLALAALGAAHGQHRADYDREALLGGQEEAEEYARLSPEEQQRRLRAIVKKIDSDGDGLLTKDELSSWIQQSFKHYVTQEAKQHFNDYDKDGDGLVSWKEYNMQMYDRVIDFDENTVLEDQEEESFRQLHLKEKKRFEKANRDDVPDLNVDEFVAFEHPEEVEYMTDFVIQEALEEHDKDGDGFVSLEEFLGDYRRDPTAREDPEWILVEKDRFVNDYDKDNDGKLDPQELLSWIVPNNQGIAQEEALHLIEEMDLNDDKKLSEAEILKNQDLFLNSEATDYGRQLHDERFYHEEL